In the genome of Myxococcus guangdongensis, one region contains:
- a CDS encoding S8 family serine peptidase encodes MKTSLSSYALRWRRLSVMALGLGMVAPVPVLAASKSPSRVERAAALPARVVDAATVGSAKQATGLVATAGGRHALVTGAGRVLHRTDNTIQSLRTLSVPKTSLQLHVWEETGADGKRQDFFAYSRGGTELLGRAQPTSYMVRLAHVSFDPVREGAPLVANALAADTGNTLSLVQLQATPLPELREALEREGKVLRFLTDHTYLVELDADARKRVAELPFVRWVGPYHPEYRVEDVLRESLTGRAAKLEPQRYSIMVGERGAARQGEVAEAVRKLGGTVELVEAGGLRVEATLTQDQLERLARSNAVQYIDRWGGPGEVDMNNVREVGGANYIQAAEGFSGQGVRGEIFDTELRTTHQEWPTPPLIHSTSSAGSAHGTSCYSINFARGVDANAKGLLPDGQGIFFLYSESSQFGGPKSRYDINRELTDPAGPYRAVFQTSSVGSTLGTAYTTISAEVDDYLFKHPILSTQSQSNAGTRNSRPQAWAKNIVSVGGFYHYDNANRDDDRWNGGASIGPAADGRIKPDLSFFYDAVRSANNSSNTSYYNFSGTSAATPQTAGHFGLLFQMWHEGVWAGFGGGTDVFASRPQMATAKALMINLAHRYNWNVTGANADLTRVRQGWGTADLKRLHDRSGSTSIINETDTLLPLGVKEYKVGVTGTEKDLNITLVYTDPAGTVGAAQARINDLSLRVTSPSGVIYWGNNGLSAGNVSTSGGVSNKVDTVENVFLVSPETGSWKVEVLGDEIVQDADLSTRVIDAKYALVVSGGLISP; translated from the coding sequence ATGAAGACCTCACTCTCGTCGTATGCGTTACGTTGGCGTCGGCTCTCTGTCATGGCCCTGGGCCTGGGAATGGTCGCACCCGTCCCCGTCCTCGCGGCCTCGAAATCCCCCTCGCGTGTCGAGCGCGCGGCGGCCCTCCCCGCGCGGGTGGTGGACGCGGCGACGGTGGGTTCAGCGAAGCAGGCCACGGGCCTGGTGGCGACGGCGGGCGGACGTCACGCGCTCGTCACGGGCGCGGGGCGCGTGCTGCACCGCACGGACAACACCATCCAATCGCTGAGGACGCTGTCGGTCCCCAAGACCTCGCTGCAGCTGCACGTCTGGGAGGAGACGGGCGCGGACGGCAAGCGTCAGGACTTCTTCGCCTACAGCCGCGGCGGCACGGAGCTGCTCGGACGCGCGCAGCCCACCTCGTACATGGTGCGGCTGGCGCACGTGAGCTTCGACCCGGTCCGCGAGGGCGCGCCGCTGGTGGCCAACGCGCTGGCCGCGGACACGGGGAACACGCTCTCGCTGGTGCAGCTGCAGGCCACGCCGCTGCCGGAGCTGCGCGAGGCGCTGGAGCGCGAGGGCAAGGTGCTGCGCTTCCTCACGGACCACACGTACCTGGTGGAGCTGGACGCGGACGCTCGCAAGCGCGTGGCGGAGCTGCCCTTCGTGCGCTGGGTGGGGCCGTACCACCCGGAGTACCGCGTGGAGGACGTGCTGCGGGAGTCGCTGACCGGGCGCGCGGCGAAGCTGGAGCCGCAGCGCTACTCCATCATGGTGGGCGAGCGCGGGGCCGCGCGGCAGGGCGAGGTCGCCGAGGCGGTGCGCAAGCTGGGCGGCACGGTGGAGCTCGTCGAGGCCGGCGGGCTGCGCGTGGAGGCCACGCTCACGCAGGACCAGCTGGAGCGGCTCGCGCGCTCCAACGCCGTCCAGTACATCGACCGGTGGGGTGGCCCCGGTGAAGTGGACATGAACAACGTGCGCGAGGTCGGCGGCGCCAACTACATCCAGGCGGCCGAGGGCTTCTCGGGCCAGGGCGTGCGCGGCGAAATCTTCGACACCGAGCTGCGCACGACGCACCAGGAGTGGCCCACGCCGCCGCTCATCCACAGCACGTCCAGCGCGGGCAGCGCGCACGGGACGAGCTGCTACAGCATCAACTTCGCCCGGGGCGTGGACGCCAACGCGAAGGGGCTCCTGCCGGACGGCCAGGGCATCTTCTTCCTCTACAGCGAGTCCAGTCAGTTCGGCGGCCCGAAGTCGCGCTACGACATCAACCGCGAGCTGACGGACCCGGCCGGCCCCTACCGCGCCGTGTTCCAGACCTCGAGCGTGGGCAGCACGCTGGGCACCGCGTACACCACCATCTCCGCCGAGGTGGACGACTACCTGTTCAAGCACCCCATCCTCAGCACCCAGTCGCAGAGCAACGCCGGCACGCGCAACTCGCGGCCGCAGGCGTGGGCGAAGAACATCGTCTCGGTGGGCGGCTTCTACCACTACGACAACGCCAACCGCGACGATGACCGCTGGAATGGCGGCGCGAGCATCGGCCCCGCGGCCGACGGCCGCATCAAGCCGGACCTGTCGTTCTTCTACGACGCGGTCCGCTCGGCCAACAACTCGAGCAACACGTCGTACTACAACTTCAGCGGCACCAGCGCGGCCACGCCGCAGACGGCGGGCCACTTCGGCCTGCTGTTCCAGATGTGGCACGAGGGCGTGTGGGCGGGCTTCGGCGGCGGCACGGACGTGTTCGCCAGCCGCCCGCAGATGGCCACCGCGAAGGCGCTGATGATCAACCTGGCGCACCGCTACAACTGGAACGTCACCGGCGCCAACGCCGACCTGACGCGCGTGCGCCAGGGCTGGGGGACCGCGGACCTCAAGCGGCTGCATGACCGCTCGGGCTCCACCAGCATCATCAACGAGACGGACACGCTGCTGCCCCTGGGCGTCAAGGAGTACAAGGTCGGCGTGACGGGCACCGAGAAGGACCTCAACATCACGCTCGTCTACACGGACCCGGCCGGCACGGTGGGCGCGGCCCAGGCGCGCATCAATGACCTGTCGCTGCGCGTGACGTCGCCCTCGGGCGTCATCTACTGGGGCAACAACGGCCTGTCCGCCGGCAACGTCTCCACGTCGGGCGGCGTGTCCAACAAGGTCGACACCGTCGAGAACGTCTTCCTCGTCTCGCCCGAGACGGGCAGCTGGAAGGTGGAGGTGCTGGGCGACGAAATCGTCCAGGACGCCGACCTCTCCACGCGCGTCATCGACGCGAAGTACGCGCTGGTGGTGAGCGGCGGACTCATCTCGCCGTAA
- a CDS encoding ATP-binding protein — protein sequence MELILFIGLQASGKSRFFRERFADTHVLVSKDLWPHARRKEARQRGLVTEALLAGRSVVVDNTHPDCEQRSPLIALGHELGARVVGFYFESRLEDCLARNARREGRARVPEVALYATVKRLRRPRREEGFDALSYVRWAAEGGFVVEDWKEDTDDGR from the coding sequence ATGGAACTCATCCTCTTCATCGGGTTGCAGGCCTCCGGCAAGAGCCGCTTCTTCCGCGAGCGCTTCGCGGACACGCACGTGCTGGTGAGCAAGGACCTGTGGCCGCACGCGCGTCGCAAGGAGGCGCGTCAGCGCGGGCTCGTCACCGAGGCGCTGCTCGCGGGTCGCTCCGTGGTGGTGGACAACACGCATCCTGACTGTGAGCAGCGCTCGCCGCTCATCGCCCTGGGGCATGAGCTGGGCGCGCGAGTCGTGGGCTTCTACTTCGAGTCGCGCCTGGAGGATTGCCTCGCCCGGAACGCCCGGCGCGAGGGGCGGGCGCGGGTGCCGGAGGTGGCGCTGTACGCCACGGTGAAGCGGCTGCGTCGGCCTCGCCGCGAAGAGGGCTTCGATGCGCTGTCGTATGTGAGATGGGCCGCCGAGGGCGGCTTCGTCGTCGAGGACTGGAAGGAGGACACGGATGATGGACGCTGA
- a CDS encoding AAA domain-containing protein, giving the protein MARDVSFFDQLGSLLAKEREAEKARLATLAQGLSLHEREEQGLSVLDLETVEEEVGLGGRVLLTLARADRARLPARLHNGDLVAVLPRRAEVSEPARALISRASATRLQLAFDRSPPPYVHEGLLRLDVVPNDITYERMRAGLQRVKAMDKGLERRKREVLLGNEPPRSDTPKDFEASRPLNPEQLDAVKRALAAEDFFLVHGPPGTGKSTVLAEVAAQAVARGQRLLCTAASNAAVDHLLDLCLAKGLRAIRVGHPARVAARLQEHTLDIVVEEHPDRVISRDLFDEAFSLLGYARRQRTQGRSRERFSNARASTTEAKAMLDEARTLEKKAVRSVLANADVVCVTLASLESSVLSGEKFDLALLDEATQATEPLALLGLLRAPIVILAGDPQQLPPTVLSQEAARAGLAVSLFERLLEDHGDSVKRMLREQYRMNARIMDFPSREMYAGELRAHPSVADHTLQDVLPPGTEVDAPPVLFLDTAGKGFDEEVEPTTHSLFNTGEADLIEARVRALLGHGLAPRELAVITPYSAQAHRLRERLEPFAPDVEVDTVDAFQGREKDAILVSLTRSNSEGQVGFLNDLRRMNVALTRARRHLFVVGDSATLSGHPFYARFIEATQASAGYRSAWEWPDAP; this is encoded by the coding sequence ATGGCCCGTGACGTCTCCTTCTTCGACCAGCTCGGCTCCCTCCTCGCCAAGGAGCGCGAGGCCGAGAAAGCCCGCCTGGCCACCCTCGCCCAGGGCCTGTCCCTCCACGAGCGCGAGGAGCAGGGCCTGTCCGTCCTCGACCTCGAAACCGTGGAGGAGGAGGTCGGCCTGGGAGGCCGCGTCCTGTTGACGCTCGCCCGCGCCGACCGCGCGCGGCTGCCGGCCCGGCTCCACAACGGAGACCTGGTGGCCGTGCTCCCCCGCCGCGCCGAGGTGAGCGAGCCCGCGCGCGCCCTCATCTCCCGCGCCAGCGCCACGCGCCTGCAGCTCGCCTTCGACCGCTCCCCACCGCCCTACGTCCACGAAGGCCTCTTGCGCCTGGACGTCGTCCCCAACGACATCACCTACGAGCGCATGCGCGCGGGCCTCCAGCGCGTGAAGGCCATGGACAAGGGCCTGGAGCGCCGCAAGCGCGAGGTCCTGCTGGGCAACGAGCCCCCGCGCTCCGACACCCCCAAGGACTTCGAGGCGAGCCGCCCCCTCAACCCCGAGCAGCTCGACGCCGTGAAGCGCGCGCTCGCCGCCGAGGACTTCTTCCTGGTCCACGGCCCCCCGGGCACCGGCAAGTCCACCGTGCTCGCGGAGGTCGCCGCCCAGGCCGTGGCCCGGGGCCAGCGCCTGCTGTGCACCGCCGCCAGCAACGCCGCCGTGGACCACCTGCTGGACCTGTGCCTCGCCAAGGGCCTGCGCGCCATCCGCGTGGGCCACCCCGCCCGCGTCGCGGCGCGACTCCAGGAGCACACCCTGGACATCGTCGTGGAGGAGCACCCCGACCGAGTCATCTCCCGAGACCTCTTCGACGAGGCGTTCTCCCTGCTCGGCTACGCGCGGCGCCAGCGCACCCAGGGCCGCAGCCGCGAGCGCTTCTCCAACGCCCGCGCCTCCACGACGGAGGCCAAGGCCATGCTCGACGAGGCCCGCACGCTGGAGAAGAAGGCCGTGCGCTCCGTGCTCGCCAACGCGGACGTCGTCTGCGTCACGCTCGCGAGCCTCGAGTCCAGCGTGCTGTCCGGAGAGAAGTTCGACCTGGCCCTGCTCGACGAGGCCACCCAGGCCACCGAGCCGCTCGCGCTGTTGGGCTTGCTGCGCGCCCCCATCGTCATCCTCGCCGGAGACCCGCAGCAGCTGCCGCCCACCGTGCTCTCTCAAGAAGCCGCGCGCGCGGGCCTCGCGGTGAGCCTCTTCGAGCGCCTGCTCGAGGACCATGGCGACAGCGTCAAGCGCATGCTGCGCGAGCAGTACCGCATGAACGCGCGCATCATGGACTTCCCCTCGCGGGAGATGTACGCGGGCGAGCTGCGCGCGCACCCCTCCGTCGCGGACCACACGCTCCAGGACGTGCTGCCCCCGGGCACCGAGGTCGACGCCCCACCCGTCCTCTTCCTCGACACCGCCGGCAAGGGCTTCGATGAAGAGGTCGAGCCCACCACCCACAGCCTCTTCAACACCGGCGAGGCGGACCTCATCGAGGCCCGCGTGCGCGCGCTGCTCGGCCATGGACTGGCCCCCCGCGAGCTCGCCGTGATTACCCCCTACAGCGCCCAGGCCCACCGCCTGCGCGAGCGGCTGGAGCCCTTCGCCCCCGACGTCGAGGTCGACACCGTGGACGCCTTCCAGGGCCGGGAGAAGGACGCCATCCTCGTCTCCCTCACCCGCTCCAACAGCGAGGGCCAGGTGGGCTTCCTCAACGACTTGCGCCGCATGAACGTCGCCCTCACCCGCGCCCGCCGGCACCTCTTCGTCGTGGGCGACTCCGCCACCCTCAGCGGCCACCCCTTCTACGCCCGCTTCATCGAGGCAACCCAGGCAAGCGCCGGCTACCGCTCCGCCTGGGAGTGGCCCGACGCCCCCTGA
- a CDS encoding alpha/beta fold hydrolase — MSLSLESRFVDAQGLRLHVRVRPGATPRPAVLFLHGWLDHSHSFDAVLEHVPADWRVALLDFRGMGQSAHAPPEANYQAADHLLDVEAALDGLGFEQAHLVGHSLGGIIALTYAAVRPERVLDVALIESLGPTGGPPEYAVERLRGFMNDARRPPNSKPYPDVEAAAARLRENNPTLPQAAALHLARYGTRPHEKGGVVFTFDPRHRRRFAHGHDEAQWLALQEQVRCPVRLIRGQDGLWPDAAKLDRRLGALRTLSGPPLMLPGGHHVHMERPQDVARALADFIR, encoded by the coding sequence GTGTCCCTCTCTCTCGAATCCCGCTTCGTCGACGCCCAGGGCCTGCGCCTTCACGTGCGCGTGCGTCCAGGCGCCACTCCCCGGCCCGCCGTCCTGTTCCTCCACGGCTGGCTGGACCACTCCCACAGCTTCGACGCCGTCCTCGAGCACGTGCCCGCCGACTGGCGCGTGGCGCTGCTCGACTTCCGCGGCATGGGCCAGAGCGCCCACGCCCCGCCCGAGGCGAACTACCAGGCCGCGGACCACCTGCTGGACGTGGAGGCCGCGCTGGACGGCCTGGGCTTCGAGCAGGCCCACCTCGTCGGCCACTCGCTCGGCGGCATCATCGCGCTGACGTACGCGGCGGTGCGGCCCGAGCGCGTGCTGGACGTGGCGCTCATCGAGAGCCTGGGCCCCACCGGCGGCCCGCCCGAGTACGCGGTGGAGCGGCTGCGTGGCTTCATGAACGACGCGCGCCGGCCGCCCAACTCCAAGCCCTATCCGGACGTGGAGGCCGCCGCCGCGCGCCTGCGGGAGAACAACCCCACCCTGCCCCAGGCCGCCGCCTTGCACCTGGCCCGGTACGGCACCCGGCCCCATGAGAAAGGAGGCGTGGTCTTCACGTTTGATCCACGACACCGCCGGAGATTCGCGCACGGACACGACGAGGCGCAGTGGCTCGCGCTGCAGGAGCAGGTGCGCTGCCCGGTGCGCCTCATCCGGGGGCAGGACGGGCTGTGGCCGGACGCGGCGAAGCTGGACCGCAGGCTTGGGGCGCTCCGTACACTTTCGGGCCCTCCGCTCATGCTCCCGGGTGGGCATCACGTCCACATGGAGCGTCCCCAAGATGTCGCCCGCGCGCTCGCGGACTTCATCCGCTGA